A genomic segment from Alistipes senegalensis JC50 encodes:
- a CDS encoding ABC-F family ATP-binding cassette domain-containing protein: MIAVSNLEVQYGKRVLFKDINLKFTPGNCYGVIGANGAGKSTFLKVLSGEVTPSRGNVAFGAGERLSVLRQDHFEYDAYTVLDTVLMGHQPLWNTMKEKEELYAKPDFSEQDGLRAGELEEKFAEMQGWNAESDAANLLSSLGVREALHYQLMSDLSAKEKVRVLLAQALFGKPDNLLLDEPTNDLDRPTIAWLENYLSNYENTVLVVSHDRHFLDAVCTHTVDIDYNDINLFSGNYSFWYESSQLALRQQQNQNKKAEEKKKELLEFIQRFSANVAKSKQTTSRKKMLERLNIEEIKPSMRKYPGIIFQPEREAGTKILGVEELSKTVNGERLFSNVSFTVEKGDKIAFLARDPRAVSALFDILVGDDKADSGVVEWGTTINYAYLPLNNAPYFESQLSIVDWLAQFSSDTSELYLRGYLGKMLFSGEEIHKKVCVLSGGEKVRCMVAKMMIQQPNTLLLDSPTNHLDLESIQAFNNSLINFKGNVLLSSHDHEFVNTVANRIIELTPNGMIDRYMEYDDYITDEIVARRLEALWA; encoded by the coding sequence ATGATTGCAGTTTCAAATTTAGAGGTACAATACGGAAAAAGGGTTCTTTTCAAGGATATTAATCTCAAATTTACTCCGGGCAACTGCTACGGTGTGATCGGAGCCAACGGGGCGGGGAAGTCCACGTTCCTGAAAGTCCTCAGCGGCGAGGTAACCCCGTCGAGGGGCAATGTGGCATTCGGGGCAGGCGAACGGCTGTCGGTCCTCAGGCAGGACCATTTCGAGTACGACGCATATACGGTCCTCGATACGGTGCTGATGGGACACCAGCCCCTGTGGAACACGATGAAGGAGAAGGAGGAGTTGTATGCCAAGCCCGATTTTTCGGAGCAGGACGGGCTGCGGGCCGGGGAACTCGAAGAGAAATTCGCGGAGATGCAGGGCTGGAACGCCGAGAGCGACGCCGCCAACCTGCTGAGCAGTCTCGGGGTCAGGGAGGCGCTGCACTACCAGTTGATGAGCGATCTGAGCGCCAAGGAGAAGGTGCGCGTACTGCTGGCGCAGGCGTTGTTCGGCAAACCCGACAACCTGCTGCTCGACGAGCCGACCAACGACCTCGACCGGCCGACGATCGCCTGGCTCGAAAATTACCTCTCGAATTACGAAAATACGGTGCTGGTTGTGTCCCACGACCGTCACTTCCTCGACGCAGTGTGCACGCATACTGTTGACATCGACTACAACGACATCAACCTCTTTTCGGGGAATTACAGTTTCTGGTACGAGTCGAGTCAGCTCGCCCTGCGCCAGCAGCAGAACCAGAACAAGAAGGCCGAGGAGAAGAAAAAGGAGTTGTTGGAGTTTATCCAGCGATTCAGCGCCAACGTTGCCAAATCGAAGCAGACGACCTCGCGCAAGAAGATGCTCGAACGGCTCAATATAGAGGAGATCAAACCTTCGATGCGCAAATATCCGGGCATTATCTTCCAGCCCGAACGCGAGGCCGGCACGAAGATTCTCGGGGTTGAAGAACTGAGCAAGACCGTGAACGGCGAACGGCTGTTCAGCAATGTCAGCTTCACGGTCGAGAAGGGTGACAAGATCGCCTTTCTGGCGCGCGATCCGCGGGCGGTTTCGGCGCTGTTCGACATTCTTGTCGGCGACGACAAGGCCGATTCGGGCGTTGTGGAGTGGGGCACGACGATCAATTACGCCTACCTCCCGCTCAACAACGCTCCCTATTTCGAGAGTCAGCTTTCGATCGTCGATTGGCTGGCGCAATTCTCGTCCGATACCTCGGAGTTGTATTTGCGGGGGTATCTGGGCAAGATGCTGTTCAGCGGCGAGGAGATTCACAAGAAGGTCTGCGTGCTTTCCGGAGGCGAGAAGGTGCGCTGCATGGTGGCGAAAATGATGATCCAGCAGCCCAATACGCTCCTGCTGGACTCTCCGACCAATCACCTCGATCTTGAATCCATCCAGGCGTTCAACAATTCGCTGATTAATTTCAAGGGTAACGTGTTGCTGAGTTCGCACGATCACGAGTTCGTCAATACGGTCGCCAACCGTATCATCGAACTTACACCCAACGGCATGATCGACCGCTATATGGAGTACGACGATTACATCACGGACGAGATCGTCGCCCGGCGTCTCGAAGCCCTGTGGGCTTAG